A genomic segment from Ptychodera flava strain L36383 chromosome 23 unlocalized genomic scaffold, AS_Pfla_20210202 Scaffold_23__1_contigs__length_28996876_pilon, whole genome shotgun sequence encodes:
- the LOC139123539 gene encoding tripartite motif-containing protein 2-like → MVDKLKVKEQEAEKNKTLAKQIHTDLTEQCSREERKVRMKAEEIIKKIKREEQRLIDELKNNYKMKIQKAAADIDEMELKHGNIKSAGNYIETLMHHGNAAQLLSTKGDVGTRIKQLITMETIAKFEDEDFIFTSHDKFSEYGILGILKSQYHIDISKCTVENIPKQLLKGDSADLLITTRDSTGKQVITKQQVKASVRKPDASWEDTNVADNRDGTHRITVTGQLDGKYQVTMTIGDQPIPGCPVIIPVIKGLVKTIGSQGSAEGQYNKPWSVAINKDRDIVTADRGNNRLQITTREGTFKKILKFKQFKKPFIPCDIAISSDNTYHSLDDSNKQVVVSDENGHVIRYFGQNELKDPYGIGISPVDGNVYVTDYGGNCVRVYTQHGKYLRSFGSEGKGQGQFNWPWGVVIATTGMVFVADYSNKCIQVFNADDQYLYSFDCQSGDGKMRYPMGIAIENDKYIYVTTGNPSSLLKFESSGKFVCRIDSDSDGLNCPTGIADR, encoded by the coding sequence atggttgacaaactgaaagtgaaagaacaggaagctgaaaagaacaaaaccctggccaagcagatacacactgatcttacagagcagtgcagcagagaagaaaggaaggtgagaatgaaagcagaagaaatcatcaagaaaataaagagagaagagcagagactgatagatgaactgaaaaacaattacaaaatgaaaattcaaaaagcaGCTGCTGATATTGATGAGATGGAATTAAAACATGGTAACATTAAGAGTGCAGGCAATTACATAGAgacactgatgcatcatgggaatgctgCTCAACTTCTCTCCACAAAGGGTGATGTTGGAACTCGTATCAAGCAActgattaccatggaaaccATAGCAAAGTTTGAAGATGAGGACTTCATATTCACATCACATGATAAATTCTCTGAGTATGGTATTCTGGGAATTCTTAAATCTCAATATCACATTGACATCTCCAagtgtacagttgaaaacattccaaaacaactcctgaaaggtgactctgcagacctactgatcacaaccagagattccacaggaaaacaagtcatcacAAAACAACAAGTGAAAGCCTCGGTAAGAaaacctgatgcatcatgggaagacaCCAATGTAGCTGATAACAGAGATGGTACACACAGAATTACAGTGACTGGACAattggatggaaaatatcaagttaccatgacaataggAGATCAACCTATACCAGGCTGTCCTGTCATCatacctgtcatcaaaggattggTGAAGACCATTGGCAGTCAAGGAAGTGCTGAGGGACAGTACAACAAACCCTGGAGTGTGGCcataaacaaagacagagacattgtcacTGCAGATAGAGGCAATAATAGGTTGCAGATAACCACTAGAGAGGgaacatttaagaaaattttgaaattcaaacagtTTAAGAAGCCTTTCATACCATGTGATATAGCTATATCAAGTGATAATACATACCATAGTTTAGATGACAGCAATAAgcaagtagttgtcagtgatgagaatggacatgtcatcagatactttggacaaaatgagttgaaaGATCCATATGGTATTGGGATTAGTCCTGTAGATGGCAATGTCTATGTGACAGACTATGGTGGGAATTGTGTCAGGGTTTATACACAACATGGTAAATACCTTAGGTCATTTGGGTCAGAAGGTAAAGGTCAAGGGCAATTCAATTGGCCCTGGGGTGTAGTCATAGCAACTACTGGAATGGTATTTGTAGCAGACTACAGTAACAAGTGTATCCAGGTATTCAATGCAGatgaccagtatttgtattcctttgattgtCAGAGTGGGGATGGTAAGATGAGATACCCAATGGGAAtagcaattgaaaatgataaatatatctATGTTACTACTGGAAACCCTAGTAGTCTACTGAAGTTTGAGAGTAGTGGTAAGTTTGTTTGTCGTATTGATAGTGATAGTGATGGGCTGAACTGCCCCACTGGTATAGCCGACAGATGA